The following are from one region of the Streptomyces rubrogriseus genome:
- a CDS encoding TIGR03085 family metal-binding protein, with protein MSTFAKRERLLLADLLETAGPDAPTLCEGWRTRDLAAHVVVRERRPDAAGGALIKPLESRLHRVREEYGAKPYEELLQLIRTGPPRFSPFQLKQVDEAANTVEFYVHTEDVRRAQPDWSPRELDPVFQDALWSRLERAARLMGRGIPTGLVLRRPNGQTTVAHRGTPVVTATGEPSELLLFAYGRQGAAKVELEGEENAIAKLRETKQLGI; from the coding sequence TCGCCAAGCGTGAACGACTTCTGCTCGCGGACCTGTTGGAGACGGCCGGTCCGGACGCCCCGACCCTGTGCGAGGGCTGGCGGACCCGTGACCTGGCCGCGCACGTGGTGGTGCGCGAGCGGCGTCCGGACGCGGCCGGGGGCGCCCTGATCAAGCCGCTGGAGTCCCGCCTCCACCGGGTGCGGGAGGAGTACGGCGCGAAGCCGTACGAGGAGCTGCTCCAGCTGATCCGCACCGGCCCGCCCCGCTTCTCCCCCTTCCAGCTCAAGCAGGTCGACGAGGCGGCGAACACGGTGGAGTTCTACGTCCACACCGAGGACGTCCGCCGCGCCCAGCCGGACTGGTCGCCGCGCGAGCTGGACCCGGTCTTCCAGGACGCCCTGTGGTCCCGCCTGGAGCGGGCCGCCCGCCTGATGGGCCGGGGCATCCCGACGGGCCTGGTGCTGCGCCGCCCGAACGGCCAGACGACGGTCGCCCACCGGGGTACGCCGGTGGTGACGGCGACGGGCGAGCCGTCCGAGCTGCTGCTGTTCGCGTACGGCAGGCAGGGCGCCGCGAAGGTGGAGCTGGAGGGCGAGGAGAACGCGATCGCCAAGCTGCGGGAGACGAAGCAGCTGGGCATCTGA